The sequence AAGATTGGTTATTAAGAAGAGGCGGTGGTTTCAGCGAAAAAGCCAGACAATACGGTTTACCCCATCCTCGCGGTTTGCTATTAGTAGGAATTCAAGGTACCGGTAAATCATTAACCGCTAAAGCCATAGCCCATCACTGGCATTTACCTTTACTACGTTTGGATGTAGGAAGATTGTTTGGCGGTTTAGTCGGTGAATCGGAATCCCGCACCCGTCAAATGATACAGGTATCCGAAGCCCTTGCACCTTGCATTTTGTGGATAGATGAAATAGATAAAGCATTTTCCGGGCTTGGTAGCAAAGGCGACGGAGGAACCACTAGTAGAGTATTCGGTACCTTTATCACCTGGATGGCAGAAAAAACTTCACCCGTATTTGTAGTTGCCACAGCCAATGAGATTCAAGAATTACCGCCAGAATTACTACGTAAAGGTAGATTTGATGAAATATTCTTTGTCGGTTTACCCATCCAAGAAGAAAGAAAAGCCATTTTTAACGTGCATTTATCGCGATTGCGCCCCCACAATATTAAAGAATACGACATTGACAGATTAGCCTACGAAACACCCGATTTTTCCGGCGCGGAAATTGAGCAAACATTAATTGAAGCCATGCACATTGGCTTCAGCCAAAACCGCGATTTTACTACAGACGATATTTTAGAAGCTGCCAGTCAGATTATACCTTTAGCCAGAACTGCTCAAGAAAAAATCGAGCAGCTACGTCAATGGGCTGCTTCAGGAAGGGCACGTCTAGCCTCAAAGCACAACCCCTTGAACGATAGGATTCAAAGACAGTTGCAGTAAGAATAAAATTTGAAGAGCTAGGAATTGAAGGGACGGAAGTTTAATTTTCCCTTTCATTTCCTCTCTCCTAGGTTTACATGCTTAATGCTTTTATAATTATTTATTTCAATAAAATAACAACTAGTAGCAAGTAATAACTATCACATATTTACTCGGATATTTTGTGATACTATTGCGTAAGTTTTCCGGTCTAGTTTTTGTTATCTAAAGAATTATTTTGCAGTAATATACTGTATTTCTTGAAGTGGGAATCTGGGTCGTAAGTTACAATTTCTTTCATGAATAATATTTACGTCTCGGGTTCTCAAAAATCAGATTTCTTTATCAAAGTTTAATTTGTTCAACTTATAATCTTTATAAAAACTGATTTTATTGATAGTAAGTATTGTGCGATACTCACTCTAGATATAAATAGTAATGCATAGTCAATTATATGTATCATGATTTAATTAGTATAAAGTTTTTAATAACTAATTTATTTTTAACTATTTTCTGAACTAGTAATAACATCTTCATCAATTTAATTAACTATTTTATTCATGATTAAATACATCAGGGATGATTACTTAACGCTCGGTTCGCTATTTTTCCGCGCCTCGTAAATAACTAATCAACCCATCATACTTCATTCAATTATGGAAAATATTGCTTATACTCATGCTGCTTTAAGCTATGAAGCAGAAGAAAATATCGAATTTGTTCCTTTTTTATTTGATTTTAATGCTTTTAGTGAAATCAATAGAAAAAATAAGTCTAGCTTCGCTACAATAAGTTTTTTATCTATATCGCTTGTCTTATTCTTTTTAAGCAGTATCGGACAAGCTTTAGCATTAGAAAAATATGGAAATAAAGGTGCGTCGGTTACAACTATTCAAAAGTGCTTAAAAGAATTAGGCTATTTCAATAGTTCAGCAACTGGTTATTACGGTTCGATAACTAAAAATGCTGTAATTAAGTTTCAGAAAGATAACGGACTCGGAATTGATGGTATTGTAGGCAGCGATACACAAAAAAATCTCCAATCTAAATGTTTGACTCAATCGTCAGCGAGTAAGCAAACTAAACAAGCAGACGTACTTCAACTTGGCAGTCGCAATCAAACTGTTAAAAAACTTCAGCAAGATTTAAAGCAATTAAACTACTTTGTTGGCAATCCTAGCGGTTATTTTGGGCCAATCACTAAAGATGCTGTCATTAAATTTCAGAAAGATAAGAATTTAACCGTTGATGGAATCGTTGGCTCAACGACTTTTTCCGCCCTCAAGCAAAGTTTAACCAAAGAGACTAATTTCGGTATTGGTGGTGAAAACTTTACTCTTCGTCTGGGTTCCAGAAGCGCGGAAGTTGCATCATTACAAAAGCGTTTGCAGCGATTGAATTATTTCAAAGGTAAGATTACTGGTTATTTCGGTCCTTATACCAGAGATGTAACAATCAGATTCCAAAAAGATAAGGGATTAACTGCCGATGGAATTGTTGGTGCAAAGACTCAACAAGCTATTGATAAAGCAATTCAACAATTAAAGTCAGCAAAACCCCCATCTAATAAAATTTTGCCTCTGGCTATCGGTTCTTGCAGCAACGGCAAATGCCCGACTCTACGATTTGGCGATAAAAATCGTTATGTGGCATACCTGCAAACTAGATTACGCCAATGGGGTTATTTCTCATCTAACCCCAACGGTAATTATGATTCCAAAACTGTAGAAGCCGTAAAACCATTCCAGCGAGACAATAAATTGCTTGTCGATGGTGCTGTGGGACCGCAAACTTGGCAGCGAATCGAAACTCCTAGGAAGCCTACAGTAAAAATATCGAATAAATGTAATAAACCCGTTCTTCAAAGAGGTGACAACAACGATTGCGTCATCATAGTTCAGCGCATATTGCGAGAACTGGGCTATTTC comes from Rivularia sp. PCC 7116 and encodes:
- a CDS encoding AAA family ATPase, giving the protein MTFREEFKLLLRARYSLIYIPTHEEERLEAVIREEAAKQGNRQVYTWDFVDGYQGNPNDEGFGRRNPLQALEFVEKLHASAPAVLILRDFHRFLDDVAISRKLRNLARLLKSQPKNIVLLSPRVAIPDDLAEVLTVVEFALPNSTEIQTEIEKLLTATNNSLPNQVLNELVRAARGLSMERIRRVLSRAIAARGELQSDDVELVLQEKRQTIRQTQILDFIPATEQISDIGGLDNLKDWLLRRGGGFSEKARQYGLPHPRGLLLVGIQGTGKSLTAKAIAHHWHLPLLRLDVGRLFGGLVGESESRTRQMIQVSEALAPCILWIDEIDKAFSGLGSKGDGGTTSRVFGTFITWMAEKTSPVFVVATANEIQELPPELLRKGRFDEIFFVGLPIQEERKAIFNVHLSRLRPHNIKEYDIDRLAYETPDFSGAEIEQTLIEAMHIGFSQNRDFTTDDILEAASQIIPLARTAQEKIEQLRQWAASGRARLASKHNPLNDRIQRQLQ
- a CDS encoding peptidoglycan-binding protein, which translates into the protein MENIAYTHAALSYEAEENIEFVPFLFDFNAFSEINRKNKSSFATISFLSISLVLFFLSSIGQALALEKYGNKGASVTTIQKCLKELGYFNSSATGYYGSITKNAVIKFQKDNGLGIDGIVGSDTQKNLQSKCLTQSSASKQTKQADVLQLGSRNQTVKKLQQDLKQLNYFVGNPSGYFGPITKDAVIKFQKDKNLTVDGIVGSTTFSALKQSLTKETNFGIGGENFTLRLGSRSAEVASLQKRLQRLNYFKGKITGYFGPYTRDVTIRFQKDKGLTADGIVGAKTQQAIDKAIQQLKSAKPPSNKILPLAIGSCSNGKCPTLRFGDKNRYVAYLQTRLRQWGYFSSNPNGNYDSKTVEAVKPFQRDNKLLVDGAVGPQTWQRIETPRKPTVKISNKCNKPVLQRGDNNDCVIIVQRILRELGYFKNNPTSYFGSTTWEAVKKFQLNNELPPNGIVDSQTWKALGKSENRYAVVIPVTSQYTLDEVRRIVPDAYIRNSKLGKYVQVGEFQYPEGAQKYSQYLRDRGFNARAISTEKL